The following coding sequences are from one Salinicoccus sp. Bachu38 window:
- the alaS gene encoding alanine--tRNA ligase: MKQLTGNEIRELFISYFRTQGHMVEPSAPLVPIDDDSLLWINSGVATLKKYFDGRVIPDNPKIVNAQKAIRTNDIENVGFTARHHTFFEMLGNFSIGDYFKEGAIRYAWDFLTSSDWIGFDEDLLYVTIHPEDEDAYNIWRDVIGLSPERIIRIEGNFWDIGEGPCGPNSEIFYDRGPEFEFDTPAEEMYPGGENERYLEIWNLVFSEFNHNKDGSYTPLPKKNIDTGMGLERMASITQEVPTNFDTDLFTPILSRIEKISGKKYGQNENTDVAFKVISDHIRTVSFAVADGALPSNEGRGYVLRRLIRRAVRFSKELDIERAFMYELADPVAEVMHGFYPNVTERLSFIRDVIQKEEERFLATLDEGIQIYEQVREKAKSGEGVISGHDAFRLYDTYGFPYELTKEYAGNDGLEVDEEGFIEEMKQQRERARNARKSGESMQVQSETLAGLTEQSEFTGYDSLREAGRLLYIIQEDQTVESATEGSVELIFDRTPFYAISGGQVADKGRISNGDAELQVESVYRAPNGQNVHVARIESGTVKAGETFTLDVLKDSRDFITKNHTATHLLHQALKDVLGDHVNQAGSLVEKERLRFDFSHLEGLTGEEIERIEAIVNEKIYSNMNVQISEMPIEQAKEKGAMALFGEKYGDGVRVVDIDQYSVELCGGIHVRNTGEIGLFKIVSETGIGAGVRRIEAVTSRYAVSVYKEKEALIASISGRLKVKENQVEKRIESLLDENRTLQQKLKDLQESRQDEKLADVTGDIKDISGVRVLSKEVSADDAKELRETMDRIKSRAQDTIIALGSVNEGKVSLVVTVPKELTGRFKAGEIMKGMASTVEGKGGGRPDMAQGGGTAPENITNALQFVEDYIKSAQ; this comes from the coding sequence ATGAAGCAATTGACAGGCAATGAGATAAGGGAGCTGTTCATCAGCTATTTCAGAACACAGGGGCACATGGTGGAACCGAGTGCACCGCTCGTCCCGATCGATGACGATTCACTGCTGTGGATCAACTCGGGTGTGGCAACGCTGAAGAAGTATTTCGACGGCCGGGTCATCCCGGACAATCCGAAGATCGTCAATGCGCAGAAGGCGATCCGTACCAACGATATAGAAAACGTCGGGTTTACAGCACGCCACCACACATTCTTCGAAATGCTCGGAAACTTCTCCATCGGGGACTATTTCAAGGAAGGGGCAATCAGGTATGCCTGGGATTTCCTGACCAGCAGTGACTGGATCGGGTTTGACGAAGATCTGCTCTATGTAACCATACACCCGGAGGATGAGGATGCCTACAACATCTGGAGGGATGTCATCGGACTTTCCCCCGAACGCATCATCCGCATCGAAGGGAACTTCTGGGATATCGGTGAGGGCCCATGCGGACCGAACAGCGAGATCTTCTATGACCGTGGTCCGGAATTCGAATTCGACACACCGGCCGAGGAGATGTATCCGGGCGGGGAAAACGAAAGGTACCTCGAAATATGGAATCTGGTGTTCAGTGAATTCAACCATAACAAGGATGGTTCATATACACCGCTGCCGAAGAAGAACATCGATACCGGCATGGGGCTCGAGCGCATGGCGAGCATCACGCAGGAAGTGCCGACGAACTTCGACACGGACCTGTTCACACCGATCCTCTCCCGTATCGAGAAGATCAGCGGCAAGAAATATGGGCAGAATGAAAATACGGATGTCGCCTTCAAGGTCATCAGCGATCATATCCGTACTGTGAGCTTTGCGGTCGCCGACGGGGCACTGCCTTCGAACGAGGGGCGGGGATACGTCCTCAGAAGGCTGATCCGCCGTGCAGTACGGTTCAGCAAGGAACTCGACATCGAGCGCGCATTCATGTATGAGCTTGCAGACCCCGTGGCGGAAGTCATGCATGGCTTCTACCCAAATGTCACAGAACGCCTCTCCTTCATCCGCGACGTCATCCAGAAGGAGGAGGAGCGGTTCCTGGCCACACTCGATGAAGGCATCCAGATATATGAGCAGGTCCGGGAGAAGGCGAAGTCGGGGGAAGGTGTCATCAGTGGCCATGATGCATTCAGACTCTACGACACATACGGCTTCCCCTATGAGCTGACGAAGGAATATGCCGGAAACGACGGGCTTGAAGTCGATGAGGAAGGATTCATCGAGGAGATGAAGCAGCAGCGGGAGCGTGCGAGGAACGCAAGAAAATCGGGCGAATCCATGCAGGTGCAGTCCGAAACGCTTGCCGGCCTTACGGAACAGAGCGAATTCACCGGCTACGATTCCCTCAGGGAGGCAGGCCGCCTGCTCTATATCATCCAGGAGGACCAGACGGTCGAGAGCGCCACGGAAGGATCGGTGGAGCTGATCTTCGACAGGACGCCTTTCTATGCCATAAGCGGCGGCCAGGTTGCAGATAAGGGCCGCATCTCGAACGGTGATGCAGAGCTTCAGGTCGAGTCGGTATACCGTGCACCGAATGGACAGAATGTCCATGTCGCCCGCATCGAGTCCGGCACTGTCAAAGCCGGGGAAACATTCACCCTGGATGTGCTTAAGGACAGCCGCGACTTCATCACCAAGAACCATACGGCGACGCACTTGCTCCATCAGGCGCTCAAGGATGTTCTCGGCGACCATGTCAACCAGGCAGGGTCCCTCGTCGAGAAAGAACGTCTGCGCTTCGACTTCTCCCACCTCGAAGGTCTTACAGGTGAAGAGATCGAAAGGATCGAAGCGATCGTCAACGAAAAGATCTACAGCAATATGAACGTTCAGATCTCTGAAATGCCGATTGAGCAGGCAAAGGAGAAGGGTGCGATGGCGCTGTTTGGTGAGAAATACGGTGATGGCGTCCGCGTGGTGGACATCGACCAGTATTCGGTTGAGCTGTGCGGCGGCATCCATGTCAGGAATACAGGAGAGATCGGGCTGTTCAAGATAGTATCCGAAACAGGCATCGGTGCCGGAGTACGCAGGATCGAAGCCGTGACGAGCCGCTACGCCGTCAGTGTCTACAAGGAGAAGGAAGCGCTGATCGCATCCATCTCGGGGCGCCTGAAAGTCAAGGAGAACCAGGTGGAAAAGCGTATCGAATCGCTGCTTGACGAGAACCGGACGCTGCAGCAGAAGCTCAAGGATCTCCAGGAATCCAGGCAGGATGAAAAGCTGGCGGATGTTACAGGCGACATCAAGGATATCAGCGGCGTCCGCGTACTCTCGAAAGAGGTTTCAGCGGATGATGCGAAGGAACTGCGCGAAACGATGGACCGCATAAAATCCCGGGCGCAGGATACGATCATCGCCCTCGGGTCCGTGAATGAAGGCAAGGTATCACTCGTGGTCACGGTTCCGAAAGAGCTGACAGGCAGATTCAAGGCCGGCGAAATCATGAAGGGCATGGCGTCCACCGTGGAGGGCAAAGGCGGCGGCAGGCCAGATATGGCACAGGGTGGCGGCACGGCACCCGAGAATATAACAAATGCATTACAATTTGTTGAAGACTACATTAAAAGTGCTCAATAA
- the mnmA gene encoding tRNA 2-thiouridine(34) synthase MnmA, translating into MDNSKITVVVGMSGGVDSSVTAKLLKDQGYNTIGIFMKNWDDTDEFGVCTATEDYEDVRMVAEEIGIPYYSVNFEKEYYDRVFQYFLEEYKKGRTPNPDVMCNKEIKFKAFLDHAMKLGADYVATGHYARVAHDENGTTMLRGVDRNKDQTYFLNQLSQDQLSRVMFPLGHMEKPEVRALAHEYDLATKDKKDSTGICFIGERDFKEFLSGYLPANPGRMINMDTGEDKGRHDGLMYYTIGQRQGLGIGGDGGPYFVAGKNLETNELYVVSGYENEALYSSSLEASEINFLNDTPDHFECTAKFRYRQEDVPVTVTKLDAGRLHVEFHDPARAITPGQAVVFYDGDVCLGGATIDRVFKEAKELEYLG; encoded by the coding sequence ATGGACAACTCGAAAATTACGGTTGTAGTCGGCATGAGCGGCGGCGTGGACAGTTCCGTCACAGCCAAGCTGCTCAAGGACCAGGGCTACAACACCATTGGAATCTTTATGAAAAACTGGGACGACACCGATGAGTTCGGTGTATGCACCGCAACGGAGGACTATGAAGATGTCAGGATGGTCGCAGAGGAGATCGGCATCCCGTACTACTCCGTCAACTTTGAGAAGGAGTACTATGACAGGGTATTCCAGTATTTCCTTGAGGAATATAAGAAGGGCAGGACACCGAATCCCGACGTCATGTGCAACAAGGAGATCAAGTTCAAGGCGTTTCTGGACCATGCCATGAAGCTTGGCGCGGATTACGTGGCGACCGGCCATTATGCACGGGTCGCCCATGATGAAAATGGAACGACGATGCTCAGGGGGGTCGACCGCAATAAGGACCAGACCTATTTCCTGAACCAGCTGTCGCAGGACCAGCTCTCCCGCGTCATGTTTCCGCTGGGGCACATGGAGAAGCCGGAAGTCCGCGCACTTGCCCACGAGTATGACCTCGCCACCAAGGACAAGAAGGACTCCACCGGCATCTGCTTCATCGGGGAGAGGGACTTCAAGGAGTTCCTGAGCGGATACCTCCCGGCAAACCCGGGACGCATGATCAACATGGATACCGGTGAAGACAAGGGCCGGCACGACGGCTTGATGTACTATACGATCGGCCAGCGCCAGGGGCTCGGCATCGGAGGGGACGGTGGTCCTTACTTCGTTGCAGGCAAGAATCTCGAGACGAATGAACTCTACGTCGTATCCGGCTACGAAAATGAAGCACTGTATTCCTCAAGCCTTGAAGCGTCCGAAATCAACTTCCTCAACGATACGCCGGACCATTTCGAATGCACAGCCAAGTTCAGGTATCGCCAGGAGGATGTGCCGGTCACGGTGACGAAACTTGATGCCGGCAGGCTGCATGTGGAATTCCACGATCCGGCACGTGCGATCACACCCGGTCAGGCGGTCGTCTTCTACGATGGGGACGTCTGTCTCGGCGGCGCCACGATCGACCGCGTCTTCAAAGAAGCGAAAGAATTGGAGTATTTGGGATAA
- the thrB gene encoding homoserine kinase: protein MTKIRSSNTSRAFPKMPAHQFKVPATSANLGPGFDSMGLALGKFLRIEAEEGERFEVIFEDDFLEVLPADEKNLVLDTAIRIAKKYDRTLPPLKIRMGSEIPLTHGMGSSASAIIAGVELADHFCGLGLSDFDKVMCGSEFEGHPDNVGPAVTGGLFVGYYGDGSLYYHTLALDGLAAIVSVPPYEIDTGAARAALPASYSRTDAVSQNAINNVMLLSILNNDYPTMGALMMSDRFHEPYRESLIAEYEDIRRVTLSGGAYATVISGAGPSLLTLCREEDVDRIVEALGSVSGCLHEKVEIFQ, encoded by the coding sequence ATGACGAAGATCAGATCATCGAATACATCGAGAGCATTTCCAAAGATGCCAGCCCATCAGTTTAAAGTCCCGGCGACGAGTGCGAATCTCGGGCCCGGATTCGACTCCATGGGGCTTGCACTCGGGAAGTTCCTCAGGATTGAAGCGGAAGAGGGCGAGCGCTTCGAGGTCATCTTCGAGGATGATTTCCTCGAAGTCCTGCCCGCCGACGAAAAGAACCTCGTCCTTGATACTGCCATCCGGATCGCAAAGAAATACGACAGGACGCTCCCCCCTCTGAAGATAAGGATGGGCAGTGAAATACCGCTGACCCATGGCATGGGCAGTTCGGCATCGGCAATCATTGCTGGGGTGGAGCTTGCGGACCATTTCTGCGGCCTCGGCCTGAGCGATTTCGACAAGGTCATGTGCGGCAGCGAATTCGAAGGCCACCCCGACAATGTCGGCCCGGCTGTTACAGGCGGGCTGTTCGTCGGGTATTATGGGGATGGCAGCCTCTACTACCACACCCTGGCACTCGACGGCCTTGCCGCCATCGTCAGCGTGCCACCATATGAGATTGATACAGGGGCGGCGCGGGCGGCGCTCCCGGCCTCATATTCAAGGACGGATGCCGTCAGCCAGAATGCCATCAACAATGTCATGCTGCTGTCTATTCTGAACAATGACTATCCGACGATGGGAGCACTGATGATGTCGGACCGCTTCCATGAGCCCTACCGGGAATCACTGATCGCCGAATATGAAGACATCAGAAGGGTCACGCTTTCAGGGGGCGCCTATGCGACTGTCATCAGCGGCGCCGGGCCTTCGCTCCTGACATTGTGCAGGGAGGAAGACGTCGATCGGATAGTGGAGGCGCTTGGCAGTGTTTCCGGATGTCTGCACGAAAAAGTCGAAATTTTTCAATAG
- a CDS encoding ATP-dependent RecD-like DNA helicase, with the protein MAQSTIYDDTYIVGEVERVIFLSEQTRFTVLKVLINETNTHFSDEVIVTGYFHAIAEGETYRFSGKVTKHARFGEQFSAETFRKEQPTTVRGVIQYLSGDTFPGIGEKTAKKIVETLGVDALKKIADDRSALNAVEGLTAKKREMIHHRILENSQTERLVIKLTELGFGARMSAKILKTYQDQALHVIEKDPYRLVMDIEGVGFQTADRIAHTAGIARNDESRLEAGIMYIMEGIVMSDGHTYMGHDELIDLADDLLNQDDQEYFTREDISRTIDSLSDSDKLVQYENRLYIPSLFYSEYKSSEQIYRMMNDRTDVPVSEEKAGEVISEVGERFDIHYNAKQKSAMIAALTEKISIITGGPGTGKTTIVKGIIKAYHELHDLKDHDEYDGDEYPIKLVAPTGRASKRLSETAGIPASTIHRMIGWGMDTEKDEMIDAEIDADLIIIDEMSMVDTWLFYQLMRNVKPYTNLVFVGDRDQLPSVGPGTVFKDLIESEIIPVTELDTIYRQGEGSSIIRLAHEIKEQKRMDITEKFKDRLFIPARVNQIPDLVDNVVNKAVAKGYDMRDIQVLAPIYKGDAGILKLNQILQSILNPEEEDKNEIAFGDVIFREGDKVIQLVNRAEDNIFNGDSGVIESILFKDGDGAEKDTIMVDYDGIHIAYERKELTELSHAYCTSIHKAQGSEYPIVIMPVVRSYRHMLMKNIVYTGITRAKESLILCGDAEAFYESLEKEGIQRRTSLYEMIRLLFGKASESEAAKAGEPPEALTEDTMFEIPAMINMDGVTPYDFI; encoded by the coding sequence TTGGCACAATCAACAATCTATGACGATACGTATATCGTCGGTGAAGTGGAGCGCGTCATTTTCCTCAGTGAACAGACGCGCTTTACTGTACTCAAAGTATTGATAAATGAAACAAATACCCACTTCAGTGATGAAGTGATCGTCACCGGCTACTTCCATGCGATTGCAGAAGGGGAAACCTACCGCTTCTCCGGCAAGGTGACAAAGCATGCACGCTTCGGTGAGCAGTTCAGTGCGGAAACATTCAGGAAGGAGCAGCCGACTACAGTGCGCGGCGTCATCCAGTACCTGTCCGGAGATACATTTCCCGGCATCGGTGAAAAGACCGCCAAAAAGATCGTCGAAACACTCGGAGTCGATGCCCTGAAGAAGATTGCGGACGACCGTTCGGCGCTGAATGCGGTCGAAGGGCTCACCGCGAAGAAGCGGGAGATGATCCATCACCGCATCCTTGAGAACAGCCAGACCGAAAGGCTCGTCATCAAGCTTACCGAGCTCGGATTCGGTGCGCGCATGAGTGCGAAGATATTGAAGACCTACCAGGATCAGGCGCTCCATGTGATAGAGAAGGATCCATACAGGCTGGTCATGGACATCGAAGGTGTCGGTTTCCAGACGGCAGATCGCATCGCCCATACAGCCGGCATCGCCCGCAACGACGAGAGCCGCCTTGAGGCGGGCATCATGTATATCATGGAAGGCATCGTCATGTCGGACGGCCACACCTATATGGGCCACGACGAACTGATCGATCTGGCAGACGACCTGCTGAACCAGGATGACCAGGAATATTTCACCAGGGAGGACATCAGCCGGACGATCGATTCACTTTCCGACAGCGACAAGCTGGTCCAATATGAAAACCGCCTGTACATCCCTTCGCTGTTCTATTCCGAATACAAATCCTCCGAGCAGATCTACAGGATGATGAATGACCGGACCGATGTCCCGGTCAGTGAAGAGAAGGCGGGGGAAGTCATCAGCGAAGTGGGAGAACGGTTCGACATTCACTACAATGCCAAACAGAAGTCCGCGATGATCGCTGCCCTGACGGAGAAGATCTCCATCATTACAGGCGGTCCCGGGACGGGCAAGACGACCATCGTCAAAGGCATCATCAAGGCCTACCATGAACTCCATGATCTGAAGGACCACGATGAGTATGACGGGGATGAATATCCGATAAAACTCGTCGCCCCGACGGGACGGGCATCAAAGCGTCTGAGCGAGACCGCCGGCATTCCCGCCTCCACGATCCACCGGATGATCGGATGGGGGATGGATACGGAAAAGGATGAAATGATCGATGCCGAAATCGATGCCGATCTGATTATCATCGACGAGATGTCCATGGTCGACACGTGGCTCTTCTACCAGCTGATGCGCAATGTGAAGCCCTACACGAACCTTGTGTTCGTCGGGGACAGGGATCAGCTTCCCTCGGTCGGCCCCGGAACGGTCTTCAAGGATCTGATAGAGTCTGAGATCATTCCCGTGACCGAACTCGACACGATCTACCGCCAGGGGGAAGGCTCCTCCATCATCCGCCTCGCGCATGAGATCAAGGAGCAGAAAAGGATGGACATCACCGAGAAGTTCAAGGACCGGCTGTTCATTCCGGCAAGGGTGAACCAGATTCCCGACCTCGTGGATAATGTAGTCAACAAGGCCGTGGCCAAGGGATATGACATGCGGGACATCCAGGTGCTGGCCCCGATCTACAAGGGGGATGCAGGCATCCTGAAGCTCAACCAGATCCTCCAGTCGATCCTGAACCCCGAAGAGGAGGACAAGAACGAAATCGCCTTCGGGGATGTCATCTTCAGGGAGGGCGACAAGGTCATCCAGCTCGTCAACCGTGCAGAGGACAACATCTTCAACGGTGACTCCGGCGTCATCGAATCGATCCTCTTCAAGGATGGGGACGGGGCCGAGAAGGACACCATCATGGTCGACTACGACGGCATCCATATCGCCTATGAACGGAAGGAGCTGACGGAACTCTCGCATGCATACTGCACCAGCATCCACAAGGCGCAGGGGAGCGAGTATCCGATCGTCATCATGCCGGTGGTCAGGAGCTACCGCCACATGCTGATGAAGAATATCGTCTATACCGGCATCACACGTGCGAAGGAGTCGCTGATACTGTGCGGCGATGCGGAGGCATTCTATGAATCGCTGGAGAAGGAGGGCATCCAGCGCCGTACGTCACTCTACGAAATGATCCGCCTGCTCTTCGGCAAGGCGTCTGAATCGGAGGCGGCAAAGGCTGGGGAGCCCCCCGAAGCCCTCACCGAGGATACGATGTTCGAGATTCCGGCGATGATCAATATGGACGGGGTCACGCCATACGATTTCATTTGA
- a CDS encoding tetratricopeptide repeat protein — MAIKYEQLIKEGRIEEALEEIFKEIEAHPEEEAHYINGGNLLHQAGRDEEAERFLQKAITLNPGSTSAYYTLANIYYDRERFEEAVRLYLLAYSRNPEDGDLNFMLAMSHVHLNDAERALQFFEAARKAKPEDLEVTFQYGLLCCQIGLYNPADKLLGEVVRKEDNADAEYNMGLLKLMKDDDQAQALVHFHRAVDIQADHHLAHNAISKLK, encoded by the coding sequence ATGGCGATCAAGTATGAACAGCTGATCAAAGAAGGACGGATCGAAGAGGCACTCGAGGAGATCTTCAAGGAGATAGAAGCACATCCGGAAGAGGAGGCCCACTACATCAATGGTGGGAACCTTCTGCATCAGGCAGGCCGGGATGAGGAGGCCGAACGCTTCCTCCAGAAGGCGATCACGCTGAATCCAGGAAGTACAAGCGCCTACTACACGCTTGCCAACATCTACTACGATCGCGAGCGGTTCGAAGAGGCGGTGAGACTCTATCTGCTCGCCTACAGCCGAAATCCCGAAGACGGGGATCTGAACTTCATGCTGGCGATGTCGCATGTCCACCTCAATGATGCAGAGCGGGCGCTGCAGTTCTTTGAAGCTGCCCGCAAGGCGAAGCCGGAAGATCTGGAGGTCACTTTCCAGTATGGCTTGCTGTGCTGCCAGATCGGCCTGTATAATCCGGCCGACAAGCTGCTTGGGGAAGTGGTCCGAAAAGAGGATAATGCTGACGCCGAGTACAATATGGGGCTTCTGAAGCTGATGAAGGATGACGACCAGGCACAGGCACTCGTGCATTTCCACCGGGCTGTCGACATCCAGGCAGACCATCATCTCGCCCACAATGCCATCAGTAAACTCAAATAA
- a CDS encoding cysteine desulfurase family protein gives MEVYADYAATTPVDRDILKNMIDNADEFGNPSSIHKAGKRAKAQLEKARRDVAGLLNASAPEIIFTSGATEANNLAIRGVIGRHKRPHVITTEIEHASVLNTHKALEADAEITYIPADERGVVDMGSLKRALREDTALVSIMLVNNETGVMQPIYEIKEMLSGSEALLHVDAVQAFGHMTVDVEDLGADLLSLSAHKLYGPKGVGLLYKAKDVRLDPVITGGSQERDARGGTENVLWIQAMSEAMQKASDGLTRRSIREMQLKELLLNTLTAAEIPFEVNGDVNQAASHIINIHFPWTDAEFLLTALDMADIYLSAGSACHAGTLEPSHVLASMYGETDRSTKSIRFSFSYMMTDEEIERIVAALKDIYERLMN, from the coding sequence GTGGAAGTGTATGCTGACTATGCGGCAACCACTCCGGTGGACAGGGATATTCTAAAAAACATGATCGACAATGCGGATGAATTCGGAAATCCATCCAGCATCCATAAGGCGGGCAAGCGTGCCAAGGCACAGCTTGAGAAGGCGAGAAGGGATGTAGCTGGACTGCTCAATGCTTCCGCTCCTGAAATCATCTTCACAAGCGGTGCAACGGAGGCGAACAACCTGGCAATCAGGGGGGTCATCGGACGCCATAAACGTCCGCATGTCATCACCACCGAGATTGAACACGCTTCCGTCCTCAATACGCATAAAGCCCTCGAGGCCGATGCCGAGATCACCTATATCCCTGCCGATGAGAGGGGTGTGGTGGACATGGGGTCATTGAAGCGTGCGCTCCGGGAGGACACTGCACTCGTATCCATCATGCTCGTCAACAATGAAACAGGTGTGATGCAGCCGATCTATGAAATCAAGGAGATGCTCTCAGGGTCTGAGGCGCTCCTCCATGTCGATGCGGTACAGGCATTCGGCCATATGACGGTGGATGTGGAAGACCTCGGGGCGGATCTGCTGTCGCTCAGCGCCCATAAGCTGTACGGACCGAAAGGTGTGGGACTGCTCTACAAGGCGAAGGACGTCCGTCTTGATCCGGTGATCACAGGCGGCTCCCAGGAGCGGGACGCAAGAGGCGGTACCGAGAATGTCCTGTGGATACAGGCGATGTCGGAAGCGATGCAGAAGGCATCGGACGGGCTGACAAGACGGAGCATCAGGGAGATGCAGCTGAAGGAACTGCTGTTGAACACGCTCACGGCAGCCGAAATCCCGTTCGAGGTAAATGGAGATGTCAATCAGGCGGCGAGCCACATCATCAACATCCACTTCCCATGGACCGATGCGGAATTCCTGCTTACGGCACTGGATATGGCAGACATCTACCTGTCGGCGGGCTCAGCATGCCACGCAGGCACCCTGGAGCCCTCCCATGTACTGGCATCGATGTATGGGGAAACGGACAGGAGCACAAAATCCATCCGCTTCAGCTTCTCATACATGATGACCGATGAGGAGATCGAAAGAATCGTTGCAGCACTGAAAGATATATATGAAAGACTGATGAATTGA
- the thrC gene encoding threonine synthase, producing the protein MANWQGLIKEYSELLPVSEETPKLTLHEGDTPLIRLDSLSEKYEADLYAKVEGANPTGSFKDRGMVMAVAKAKEAGAHTVICASTGNTSASAAAYASRAGLNTIVVIPEGKIALGKLAQAMMYGAKIVSIEGNFDEALKIVRRIAEEKDDITLVNSVNPYRLEGQKTAAFEVVDVLGKAPDYLTIPVGNAGNISAYWKGFKEYDEKKSCGLPKMFGFEAEGAAAIVNDEIIPQPETVATAIRIGNPASWSLAVAARDESGGTIEAVTDDEILAAYELLAGTEGIFAEPGSNAGVAGLIRSLENGKIEKGSTVVTVLTGNGLKDPETAIEQITQKPKVLPNDEDQIIEYIESISKDASPSV; encoded by the coding sequence ATGGCAAATTGGCAAGGTTTGATCAAAGAATACAGTGAACTGCTCCCAGTCAGCGAAGAGACGCCGAAACTGACGCTGCATGAGGGGGACACACCGCTTATACGCCTCGACAGCTTGAGTGAAAAGTACGAAGCAGACCTTTACGCAAAGGTCGAAGGGGCCAACCCGACCGGTTCATTCAAGGATCGCGGCATGGTCATGGCCGTGGCAAAGGCGAAGGAGGCGGGGGCGCATACGGTCATCTGCGCATCGACAGGCAACACCTCCGCTTCGGCTGCAGCCTATGCGTCAAGAGCAGGGCTCAACACCATCGTCGTCATTCCGGAAGGCAAGATCGCCCTGGGCAAGCTTGCCCAGGCGATGATGTACGGGGCAAAGATCGTCTCCATCGAGGGCAACTTCGACGAGGCGCTCAAGATCGTCCGCCGAATCGCCGAAGAGAAGGATGACATCACGCTCGTCAACTCGGTCAATCCATACAGGCTCGAAGGCCAGAAGACGGCGGCATTTGAAGTCGTCGATGTGCTCGGCAAAGCGCCGGACTACCTTACGATACCCGTCGGGAATGCAGGGAATATTTCCGCCTACTGGAAAGGGTTCAAGGAGTATGATGAGAAGAAATCATGCGGACTCCCGAAAATGTTCGGCTTTGAAGCGGAAGGGGCTGCGGCCATCGTCAATGATGAAATCATTCCCCAGCCCGAGACGGTGGCCACTGCCATCCGGATCGGAAATCCTGCAAGCTGGTCGCTCGCTGTGGCAGCACGGGATGAATCCGGCGGTACCATCGAAGCGGTCACTGATGACGAAATCCTCGCAGCCTATGAATTGCTGGCGGGGACCGAAGGCATATTCGCAGAACCGGGCTCCAATGCAGGTGTTGCAGGGCTGATCCGCTCACTTGAGAATGGCAAAATCGAAAAGGGGTCTACAGTCGTGACGGTACTCACTGGAAACGGCCTGAAAGACCCGGAGACTGCAATCGAGCAGATTACACAGAAACCGAAGGTGCTGCCGAATGACGAAGATCAGATCATCGAATACATCGAGAGCATTTCCAAAGATGCCAGCCCATCAGTTTAA
- a CDS encoding LLM class flavin-dependent oxidoreductase, producing MPKKLTPSILNLVPVREGREAGDAFKDMVDLAQHADGSDYARYWVAEHHNTTSIASSATRQLIHHILQHTAHIRVGSGGVMLPNHSPLVVAEEFGTMHAIFGDRLDIGLGRAPGTDMRTAAAIRRNNHDGVYTFGSEVEDIRKYLSDEKTHVVAFPGQGTNIPLYILGSSTDSAHIAARLGLPYAFAAHFAPDQMDAAFKIYEREFEPSDQLDAPYKIACLNVICADTDEAAKYLSTTMSQFVLNVVRGGRNKLQPPVDDMGPLWTEQEKQIVESRFPVALLGSEATVLDKLRLFQTQYNADEIMAVSYIYDTDAQKHSYDIFEKVVQKYNG from the coding sequence ATGCCAAAGAAATTGACACCATCCATCCTGAACCTCGTGCCCGTACGTGAGGGCAGGGAGGCCGGCGATGCATTCAAGGACATGGTGGACCTTGCCCAGCATGCCGATGGCTCCGACTACGCCAGATACTGGGTGGCCGAGCACCATAATACTACATCGATCGCATCCTCTGCGACACGGCAGCTCATCCACCACATACTGCAGCATACGGCGCATATACGCGTCGGAAGCGGCGGCGTCATGCTGCCGAACCACTCCCCCCTTGTCGTGGCTGAGGAGTTCGGCACGATGCATGCCATCTTCGGAGACCGGCTCGACATCGGGCTTGGACGCGCTCCGGGTACGGACATGCGGACAGCTGCAGCAATAAGACGCAACAACCACGACGGTGTATATACATTCGGCTCGGAAGTCGAGGACATCCGCAAATACCTCTCTGATGAAAAGACGCATGTCGTCGCCTTCCCCGGCCAGGGTACGAACATTCCATTATATATTCTCGGGTCATCGACGGACTCTGCACATATCGCTGCACGCCTCGGCCTGCCGTATGCCTTTGCGGCACACTTTGCACCGGATCAGATGGATGCAGCATTCAAGATATACGAGAGGGAGTTCGAGCCGTCGGACCAGCTCGATGCACCCTACAAGATCGCCTGCTTGAACGTCATCTGTGCCGATACGGATGAAGCGGCGAAGTATCTCTCCACGACGATGTCGCAGTTCGTACTGAATGTCGTCCGCGGGGGCAGGAATAAACTCCAGCCGCCGGTCGATGACATGGGGCCGCTCTGGACGGAGCAGGAAAAACAGATTGTGGAAAGCCGTTTCCCAGTTGCGCTGCTCGGTTCGGAAGCGACGGTGCTTGATAAGCTCAGACTGTTCCAGACCCAGTATAATGCCGATGAGATCATGGCGGTCAGCTATATATATGATACGGACGCACAGAAGCATTCCTATGACATATTCGAAAAAGTGGTACAGAAATACAACGGTTGA